The Setaria viridis chromosome 9, Setaria_viridis_v4.0, whole genome shotgun sequence sequence GAGCTCTCCCTGGAAATTTTGGTTCCCTGAATATACTAATTTCCTTTGGTAATAAAAAATTCCGAAATCGAAGGAATTCCCCTTGCCATGTTGGAGATGTGTGGTCCCAGTACCGTCTGCTGACTGGACGTGACATGCTGCATTCGCCCCAGTAGCTAGCCGCCGTCACTTTGCGTTTCGGTGCAGCGTCAGCGAACAAACCGGCCGGCGGTCAAGGGTTGGAAAAGACTTCGGTGAACGGCGCCGCCACGTGAGGCCGTGACCGATCTCGTTCGAGGCGGCATCAGTCATGGATCGCATGCCATTGTTCTGGACCTGATTGCTCTGCAGGCCACGGCCTTGCGTATTGGATTATGCTCTGCCACCGATACTGTAACCATCTGCCAGCCCGGTGTGGCcgcccggcgacggcgaggagcctACACGCACGTTTGGATCCGGATGGCGCCTATTTGTTCAGACCATTTCGTCTCACGAAAACGAGGTCTTGGCTTTCTTGTGCGACCGGCGCACCGTCCCTTCCCTTCCCAGTTCCCTCGGAGACTCGTGAGCGGCGGCCGGCTGGCTCATGACGCTGCTGGCCGCGACACGGAGTGCACGCACTGCTCACAGGTAGGAACTACAGCGCAGTGGCCGGTAGGAATCATGCACGGCACACGCACACCCCCGTGATAAGCTTAGTCAACTTCTAGGACTTTACGGACCGGAACTGTCGCTGCCCGTGTGATCGATCGCTCGGGTTCACCGCGCTCATGAAGCCACACCCCACGCGGCGTAGGGCGGTCCAGGCACTTGGCCTGCCGTCACGTGTTCGGCGAAAGATCACTCGTCATATCCAAAGCTGTGCTCTCCTCGATCTCTCCCCTTGCGCCAGCTTCCAGCTTCCAAACGTGTGAAACTGGCAAACCAACCCACCGATTCGGGTGGGACGCGGGCCGGCTGGagccccaccaccaccggccggccgtcgTCACGGGCGCGGGCGGGCTCTCGCGCTTTGCCGTTTCTGGAAGCATCAGCGCGCGGCAGCTGCGTCCTCCTCGGCGTCCACTCACTCCCGAATATCTCAGCCGGCGGCGCGAGAGGAGTCAGCTTATCATCGTGACAGCTGTCCCGGGAATCACTCGCCGGTTTTCTGGAAGGCCGATCGCGGTTTGTTTATTGCAGTCGTGCCAGATTAGCGAAGCCGTTAGCCCGTTATACATCGTGTGAACGAGTGAACCGTCCGTCCCCTGTGTGTTCACTACGCCTCGCTTTGTGGTTGCGGTTGCGGTTGCGGCCGTGATCATCGTGCCGTACTTGCACAGCTGCGATCACAAGTCCACCTTCCGTGCCTCCCGCGGTATGTGTCCACCGTTGCCACCACAGCTTACACGTCCAGGCTGCTCATGCACAGTGATCCACCTCAACCACGCGGTACCATCCTTGGTGCCGTATCGCCGGATCATTGTAGCCCACGCGACTGTTTTTCCAAATTTCAAAACTAGTACAAATCATTCGGACAGTTCACGAGAATTTGTAGAAGGAACAATTCAAATCCGTATATAAAGTGGGAAGAATATCGTTGTGCTCCAAACATAAGTATGCACAAAACATAATTCAAGGCATGAATCACATATATACATAGTGCTGAACTGCTGATATGATGTTCTTACGCACCTAAACTTTATGAACACACAAAACATAGAAGACACTGTGAAGAAGATTATACAAGAAGATTATACGTTTAAGTATGTTCTTAACACATGCAACACGGCTGCAGCTACTGCTACAAAGGAAGAGCAGCTCATCGACTGTTGGTGCTGCTGGCTTGCAGCCGCAGCCGTGCCAGCTATTCCGGGTAGGccaagtaaaaaaaattatcagtACTGTTTATACACGTGATGTGCTAAAGCATAGCAGTATACAAGTGGAGTATTTGTAAATAAACGTGTGTCACGCAGTGTGACATTTGGATTTGGAAACGGGATGAAGCTACCGTGTACCTTCACCTTGTCAGCATACAGGCTGACAGGCAGTGTAACAGATAAGAAAAGGAGACGAAATTACAGCGATAGATGCAACAGCGATAGATGCAACTACCTATCAACGGAACCCGGTCCACGCAGCTTACCTGTCTTGAACAAACAGTAAACCGCGCACCCGTTCTAAAAAACCCAAGAACAGCGAGTCAAATCACCCAATCCTATAAAGCGACACCTCACAGGATAACCACCGTAGACTCCGCGCCTCTTCCCCACCCTCACCTCACCCCGGACGCGCTTTCCCCCGCACCAAGGCCTCGTGCCCTGCTACTTAACCTAACCCCACCGCCGAACAATTCCCCATTTCTGATTCCCACCTGCTCAGACGAGTCgatagggagagagagagatagaggaggaAGCCAAGAACAAGCTGCGGTACCCATCTTGCGCGCGCTCGTGCCtgcacagagagagagagagagagagagagagagagaggaaagatTGGATTTTGGTTTACGGTTGGTGAGCGGAGATGTTGAGGGCGCTGACGAGGTGCTGCGGCCACTGgccgccgggcgcggcggcggcggacgggatgCTGTGGCAGACGGAGCTGCGGCCGCACGCGGCGGGGGAGTTCTCGATGGCCGCGGCGCAGGCGAACGTGGCCATGGAGGACCAGGCGCAGGTGCTGGCCTCCCCATCCGCCACGCTTGTCGGCGTCTACGACGGACACGGCGGGGTCGACGCCTCCCGTTTCCTCCGATCCCGACTCTTCCCCCACGTCCAACGTGCGTTTGATTGCTGTTTACTAGCACCCGCCTTCTCCTTTCTTGCCTTTGATCGTGCCTAGCTGATTCTGCGGTTTTCTTGTGGCAGGCTTCGCGACGGAGCAGGGGGGAATGAGCACGGAGGTGATCCGGAGGGCGTtcggcgcggcggaggaagaGTTCCATAAGCAGGTGAGGCAGGAGTGGACGAAGCGGCCGCGGATGGCCGCTGTGGGCTCCTGCTGCTTGCTCGGGGCCATCTCCGGGGACACGCTTTACGTGGCCAACCTCGGGGACTCCCGCGCCGTGCTCGGGCGTCGAGTGGTTGGGGGAGGGGTGGCCGTCGCCGAGCGGCTGTCCGACGAGCACAACGCGGCGTCCGAGGAGGTGCGGCGGGAGCTCGCCGCTCTCAACCCCGATGACGCGCAGATCGTGGTACATGCCAGGGGGGCGTGGAGAGTGAAGGGGATAATTCAGGTGAGGATGCGATGAATTAGCCATTTCATTTGATTGACTTGGTGTGTCTGTGGGAGAATTTGGAGGTGAAAGATGGCTGCTTGCTGTTTAAAAACTACATCTTTGATTCCTTCTTGCTGTGTCTGCGTTAGAATTATGGCTATTTTGTTTGCAAGTTAGGATATGGCATAGTGGACTTACAAGTTGGTTATGAAGTTCTATCATAATTCTGTAATTTATACCCAAGTCTGAACTCCCACGTGACCACGATGAATAGCCAGGAGGATCCTAAACTTGGAAATTAAGCTACCTCCTCGATCTTTTAGTGGGTTTTCAGTCAGCCAGCAAGTCAGAGAATTTGCTAACTTTGTGTTCTTATATTGCTGTGCTGTTGATGATCCATACTATGAGGGGTTAAATATTACAGTATTGCAGAAATGGAACTGACAAAATGGAAAAGTCTTCCTCTAAATTTTTAGGACTTGAGCTTGCTGATCATACAGAAGATTTTTCTCACCACTTTAAGAAAGAACATTGAAATGGCCAACTTTTGACTTTTTCATATCTTAGGGATCACTATTCTGCAAAATATCTTCTCAGATTTTAGCTACCGTACAACTTAGCATAGCGTCCTGGGAGGTTGGGGCAGCAACTTCTGCACGTGAGCTACTTTTTTGTGTTATAAGCTACTTTGCATATCTTGGCTGACTAATGAACTTGTACACATTGTTTAATCAACTTTTGTATCCTGTCTTTTTCTTTCATATAGTGTGATCGTTATTCTTTAAATATCTAGTTACAACTTAGCATTATCCTGGGTTTACAACTTCTGCATGTGCGCTGCATCTTTGTGTTGCAAGCTGCTTTATATCTTGGCGAACTAATGAGCTCGGCCAAGTGCCAAACACTGGTGAATGTGAAGTTTCACATAAGTAGAGAAACATAGTAACATAAGCTAACATGTGATGGCTTTACTGTCAGGTGTCAAGATCCATTGGTGATTTTTATCTGAAGAAACCGGAGTACAGCTTGGACCCCTTGTTTCGGCAAGTTGGCCCCCCTGTTGCATTGAAGAGGCCAGC is a genomic window containing:
- the LOC117839492 gene encoding probable protein phosphatase 2C 34, which gives rise to MLRALTRCCGHWPPGAAAADGMLWQTELRPHAAGEFSMAAAQANVAMEDQAQVLASPSATLVGVYDGHGGVDASRFLRSRLFPHVQRFATEQGGMSTEVIRRAFGAAEEEFHKQVRQEWTKRPRMAAVGSCCLLGAISGDTLYVANLGDSRAVLGRRVVGGGVAVAERLSDEHNAASEEVRRELAALNPDDAQIVVHARGAWRVKGIIQVSRSIGDFYLKKPEYSLDPLFRQVGPPVALKRPALSAEPSIQVRKLKPNDLFLIFASDGLWEHLSDDAAVQIVFKNPRTGIANRLVKAALKEATRKREVRYRDLRTIERGVRRHFHDDISVVVVYLDRHRERRHTRVIDSSSNCTSAPVDIYSSNTHQSAEPLQSYKS